The Aethina tumida isolate Nest 87 chromosome 6, icAetTumi1.1, whole genome shotgun sequence nucleotide sequence GCTCGACAGGCCCAGTTCGTTGGCCAGGAATTCTATCGTCGCCACATTGGGGTATGGGTCCAAAGTGAACGCGAGTCTCAACGCCTCCTTTTGTTCCTCGGAGAAGAGCACGCGTTGCTTTTTGGCCGATTGTGGTCCGGGTCCGGGAGAATTCGAGTGGTAGAACTCGGATGTGTCGTTCGAAGAGGTGTCGGAGCTGTTGTCGTGGGCGCCGGGGCCGGAGGATCGTCTCCTCTTGCTGGCCTCTCGTCTTTCGTTCTTCAACGCTTGCAGCCTGTCGACGTTGTGGGCGTCGTTCAGCCACAGTTGCATTCTGATGAACGGTTCTCTGCCTTTGATACTCAACATGTGCCACGGCTTGGGTTTGCTCAGCAATTCGCTCACTGAACCCTGTGACAGGCCTAAGACGCATTCACcgaatattttttgtccaaTGTTGTTAGCCAACAAGGCTTCTTTGATTTTGGTTGTGATCACTTGTGTGTCTAGGTCTTGGGTGAGGGCCGCCATTTCGTAGACGCTGGGCGACATGTGTTGTTGCATGTTCCTGAGGCCACCTTGTGTCTGGCCCATCGGCGAGTGGGGTACTCCCAAAGGACTGGCGTTGGATTTCTTCAGATGGTCAGGGTTTTGCAAGTTGATGGCGTGATGTGGGGGAAGTCCGGGTGGTGTTAGTAACATAGGAGGTGGTGGCGGTTGTGGGTTGTTGTTTTGTGGCGGTCCCAACTGAAGGGATGATGGCATGAGACTTTGAGTCTCTTGCATCTTGTTCAAGAGACCTGCAGCTTCCGACAGCATCTTGGTTGTTGGAGGCATGGGTTTTGAGATCGTTGTACTGCAAGCTGTAATACAGTCACCATTAGATTTGttcctaataattaaatttgaataatcacCTCCTCCATATCCTCCAGTTCTCATGAGCTTTTCAGGAGCTATTTTGTACTGACTGGCGACCAGTTTGTGGACTGCGTTGTCGTCTTCAAGGAACATCTTCATTCTGATGAAGGGTTCCCTGCCTTTTTGGGTCAACATGTGCCAGGGCTTCGGCCTGGCTAATAAATCACTGACGGAACCTTGCGACAATCCCAACACACTCTCGCCGAACAATCTCTGACTGATCGAGTACTGGCTCAATTGTTCCTTAACCTTCTTGACAATATCTTCGGTGTTCAGATTGTTGTAGAGATCGAACTGCTGTTGGGTGATTGGCGGAAGGACGGCCTTCAATGGTCGTTGCGAGGTGGAATGATGCGGCTGCGCAGGAGGCTGTGAGATCAGCGAGTTGGTGATGGAAGCCATTCTTTGCAGCGGGCTGGCCGCAGCAGATCCTGTGAATTCATCCCCGCTCGTCATGGGGGGTAGAATGTTGTTGCCCAACGGGCTGGAAGCAGTGGATCCTGTGTTTTGAGTGCCTGGCTCGATTTTCGGTCGCACCAAACTGAAGGCGCTGCCCGAGTGTCTCATGTCCTCTTGTTTGATGTCTTTCTCCTCAAGACCGTTCATCAGTTTCATTTTGTCCTTGGGGATGGACAGATCTTGAACGCCTCCGTTGGAGACTGATTGTTGATGCTGGGCCAAGGCTTGTTGTTGCAGGGCTAGCAGACCTAGGGGCATTTGAGGTGACGCTCCTGGGTTCAGTTTGGCAAGTTCACGATGGTAGGCGTCCAAGGCCATGCGGATCTCCTCTTGGGTACGATCCATTGGGTtgctactgaaaaattggggCAGAAACATACTGTATATTAGTTTAGAAACTGCTCTCAACACAATTAAAGGCTTATCAACTAAGTACTTTacgttaaattaaaacactaaataattactagagtatttttttataaatcaatagtGCAACTCACCCATGGAATGCCTCTCTGGGATTTCTGGACTCCTCCATCCGTCTGCCCATAAGTTTGGCCAGCTCTTCCTGATAGATCCTCAACACTTTCTCCTGCGAGATGTCGTCGTTTTCGTACTTTTTCAATCGTTTGTTCATCGACGAGTCTTTGGAGAAGGGACTGGAACAGCCGTGCGGCGATTTCGAATCCTCGTTGCTGTGACTGTCTTCGGTTTTCATCTGTTGGAACTGTGACGCCTCGTTCAAGATATGGGCTATCCGTTCTTCGGAAAGGTCGGTCTGTCCAAAGGCGGGCATGCCAGTCTCTTTGCCTGTTGAAAAATTGTCTGTAATGGCAATAGGAGAAACGAATGCTTAATTAGAGAGTTCTTTTTGCTAAACGCCTGTAGGTTAGCAAAAAAGCTTTTTTCTAGCGCATAACCAGGTGatctaagaaattattaaaagtgcaTTAATTACTACAACTACTACTACCACTATAAACTATAAGAAAAAGGAGgaggaataataaaaatacgtttAGTATGGATGCTTAAATCTACGTCTATATCTGTTTTGTTTGTACGTACATCACACTGAAACtacttaatgtaattttatgaaacttgTCATAAGACATGGTTATATCCTAGGTCAACATTTAGGATATTTGTTAAGtctgatttataaaaaatttttaaataatatactggCGACACCTATCAACGAGTAGCTGaagtaatgttattaattatgttatttaagttGATCCAGTAGATCAATTAACTTTTACGGTGTAAAAACCGAAGCACAAGAAGCGATTACGAGTCGATCGACACGTCGAACATCTGCCGATCGATTCCGCGGACCGCACATTAATGATTGATTGTGGGAGATAATCCGtcgccgtttttttttttgatccGTAATGTTTCTCGGCATTCTCGAAATTGATTataggtaatttatttaattcgtgCGGCACAATTATATTCGCATTAGACCGGATCCCTTATGAGCTTATAATTGGTCGGTCGGTGCATCCTATGGCCGGTCGCCTTTAAAAATCCGTAAAACCGTTCTCGTCTCTCTAGAAACATAATTCTGGACTCGGGCCAGGGAATTCGGGCTTCATTAAGATTCTGCATTGTTTTCGTCCGTCGTTTTGATCGATGCGCGTGCATGTGTGCACACACTGCGGCCGCATCATTCACGTGCCGCtaggttttaataaataaataataaaaaaagccgGGGGTGggaaacaattacaatttaaccATCGCAATTGAACACAATCGATGCTGGTGAGTGTGCGGATGACAAGCGGACATAAAAATCGACGTTGCGAACGACGCGAAACGAATAATGCAAAAATTCCCCCGATATGATTAATAAATGCTGAGGCGCAACATAAAAGTTGCGGCCAGACAATATTGGAAACGGATATTGGGCTCCGTTTTAAGGTTTTATCTTAGCTTACGGTTTTTGTTTGGGTATGCAACCCAGATTGCACCGCATAGTTTCTCCATTGAAATTAGAGTATTTGAGTTACGGGGGGCGTACGTGGAGGTGGATAATAACGTAAGAAAGTCTCCCATAGCTCCGACGGCCGGGTTGAATTGCATATAATTCGCGCTGATGATGACCGTGTTTTGCATCAATCACCGTAAGCTggttttaatatgttattccAGCGATTTGTCAATTGCGTTTTCTCTTGGGCTTAactgtaaaagaaaaaattgacgGGTACAAAAGATAATGGAACAGAATCGTACAATATGTTCCTTTCCCATGAAACTATAATTGCGcaggaattatataaaatgcgGAGAGACAAAATAGATGTCACACGACACACATCTACAGTTacgtgtaatttcgttttaataacaaaacagAACAATCGTAAATTACCTGAAAGTTAATAATCAACGTCCCCGGGGCTGATTTCCACTCTCCACAGAAATCCATAACCGTTTTCGGATTATTAAATCCACGACGAAAAAACTGCACCGATAAAATATCCCATCGACACGCAACCGCATTTTACCCGGATTTTTTGTTGTCGGTTTCAAACCGAGAAACATGGCATTAGATCctcattaatatttaccaGGCTTTATACCAACAAAATTAGacgtaataataatgttagcGACCAATTAACGAAGTGTAGTAAAAACACGATTGCCCAAccagtttcaaaaataaaaaaactatccCAATCGATTCCGGATCGAAACCGTGGACAAAACAGCGAATTGCGTGTGATTAAACGATTGCCAAACCGGACGACAGAAAAACCacagacaaaattaataacacagTATTGAATCACAATCAAAATTAGCAGTTCCATTGCGTTGTTTCGTCGTAGGAAGGAAGTCGCGACCAATTATCAacgatattttatcaatagaaCGATAGTGGAGAGAACGTTCGATTCAATTGCGGGACGATCGCGTGTAAAAACCATTTGCATGTGTCAAAAAAACCCAATATCGACTCCCTTAGTGATTTATCGTTGCacgacaaacaaaaaaataaaacttttaatggaACCCCTCCACCACCTTGCCACGTCCGACTAATTCATGCCTCTCCGGTGTTTAATCTGGAGATCGTATTTTACATGCTCTATAAAATTCGAAATATTAATGTGTACGgatctttgtataattttacaatttagaagaattatatattctatGTGTGTGATCtactttttctttaattgCCTAATGTTACAAcagtttcatatttaaaatctgaCGAGACGATAAAACTGTCCGATCGCCTTCACACAACCATAAATTAGTGATTCACTGGAATTATTCATCAACTCTTCCACTAAAGCAACTACTAGATAACAGAAAATTAGTAAATCGTGCAAAAAAATTGCTAAAGACACATACCTTTCTTGGGGATGAGACTCTTGAGGAGCATGATGGCGTTGTCGTCGCAGGCCCAGGCGTGCATCTTCCTGTAGCTGTCCCTGCCCTTCTCGGTCAGCTTGTCCCAAGGCTTGGGCTTGGAGAGCAGCTCGCTGACCGTCCCCTGGGACAGCCCCAGGATGTACTTGGCGAACAGCCTCTGTCCGATGTTGTGGATGCTGAGCAGCTCCCTGACACGTCTGGCAATGTTCAGCGTGTCCAAGTTCTGCGAGGCGTACTTGTCCATGTTGTAGCGCAGCATCTCCTGCAGCTTGGCCTCCATCGGGTCCCCCTTGGGGATGAGGCTCTCGCCCAGTCTGGACACCATGGAGCCGGGCGCCATGCCCAGCTCCTCGGCAAACCTGAACGGCCTGTGGTCCTCGAAACGGTACGGGCTCTTCAAGTCCTCGTTCCTCAGGAAGTTGCCCACGCACATGGTGGGTGTGATGGGGATGTTGTTGTTGCTGACATGGTGATTGTTGTTGTCCTCGGGCGTTTTGGGGTTGCCGTTGACCAGCTGATCGGGCTGGTTGTCCCCGTCGCCGGGCTGCGGCGTCGAGGCGGCGCTCTTCTCCGTCGAGTCGGCGGCTATCGGCGTCTCCGACTTTGGACAATCTGTCAACGAAGTTTTCTCATTAGTGCGGGCGTCCAAGTGCCGTCTCCAATGCGAGACGATCTCCTCCCCCAGCATCGAACCGAACTTCTCCACGTTCTGGAAACTGGGGGGGATCAATTGGCCGGGGGTCGAACACGTCCTTTCGACTACCCCTGCAAGAAAAACAACCATCATACCATCACCAACATTGAACGGTTTGGTGCGTTTTGGTGATCGGCCATTTTGTAAGAGTGAGTCGTCGGAGCGCGTCGTTGCgtcacagttttttttttggacgCGGAATGCATATTCGTTTCTAATCTGACTTTGAAATCTGGGCTTCCTGGCCGTGAGGCTTCaacgattttaatttactgcccaaattaattatttagctaATCTCATTAagtttggttttaattttttttttgggtgAATTATGTAAATCGTTATTCGGTCGATCGTTATCTTTGGCCATTGTTTtcgtgattttttatttaactgtaaCACATGTTAGGTGTACGGTTACGGTATAAATCACCCcgcttaatcaatttttagaacAATCGTAACTGGCGCAATGGACGTGGGAATCGGGACAATTGAAAACGGATttcgtaaaataaaaacattaacagATTTCGGATTGTCAAatgttttctataatttatattaaaccgGCCGATTTTCCCATGTTGAAAGCGGCAAAACAATCGGAGTTGCCAAACAATAATACGAGTAATACGCAAATTGCCTCACCTTCGTTCTCGTTCTTGGTCTCCTTCTTCTCCAACTCTGTCGATCTGTCCGAATCTGACCTTCTCAAACTGTAACAAACAACACGTCATCGTATTTCATCCGAAATCAAACACCAGATAACACATCAAACAATGATCTAATCCCTCCCATTTCGATTACTCACCTAAGCTCTCTTTTCAAATCGTCATAGTCCTTTTGCTGGTCCAGCCTAATTTCCAAGCTGGCAATTCTGTGCTTGTGCTGCTCGTTCTCCTCCTCCAGCTTGGTGATCTGTGCAATCGAGGTCTCCTGCAGCTTGCTCAGGCACGCCTTCAGCCTCTGGTTCTCCTCGGTCAGCTGTGTGATCTGCAAAACGTCAAACAAACCATCCGATCAGCCCCCGTACaagcattaaaataattggagAACATCGAATTTCcgaataatttactaaaaggGTTGAACCGTCCCCCCTTCAGTTTCCACCGCCCCCCCCGTGAGAACGACGAAATTAATCAATGCATCTATACCTTTCCGGTTGCGGGGGGTTGTAGTAATAAAGGGGGGGGGACCCCGGATTGATATAACGTCTTCATAACggaattgattgattttacaTCTCGATTCTCCAGCGCCGGATTCCGAATCGAACCACGCGTTCGTATCGGGGCCCTCGAGCCTTTTGTTTTACGCGGCGCAACCACCTGTTTTGCCGCACGTTTTGGACACGGAACAATCAGAATCTTGTTTTCCGGCCGAGGAATGCCAATAGGACGATTAAATGTGTCTTGGGCTTAGAATGGACGCTTGTAATGTGTTTAGGACTTTGATGCATTTGGTTCGTCATCAATTTTAACTGGTTTACCACGAATGGCatctttttaaatgtgtttattatGCTAATAAGTATGTAAACATGTTTTGGACTTCTGTTATGACTTTTATagacgttttatttaaatatttttgacagttataatcttattttcaataaagagtaaaagaaaataattaaacttattttaagtcGTTTGACACcttctaaaaatatgtttattatgctaatttaaatatttaaacatgctTTTGTgactttttagatatttttcgtaaattttataggacaattattatttttatttccaattggaaataaaaaaaataacagtcCTTTGACGCCTTccaaaaatagtaaatgtagtaaagtatttaaacatgGTTTGGACTTCTGTTATAACTTTTATggacatttttcttaaatttttataatttatattactgtttccaattaaatatatataaaaaataattaaacacaatttaaaccGTTGGTCaccttctaaaaatatatttattatgcttataagtatttaaatatgttctgAACTACTTTTATAgacttttttttgaatttttatgatagtttatgtatcaataaaaagttaaaaaatattttaatgtgctattaaatatttaaacatgttttggACATACTTTAAGTAGTTTGACACCTTCCAAAAACTGTTTACTATACTTAAAagcatttaaaaatgatgtgGACTTCTgcagacattttttattaataagctaagccttttattgttattttcgaAGCAGTTGAAAAACTTGTTTGGACGTGATTTTCCGGAATTAATCACAGTTTAAACAAGTAAAGGACTCTGTAATCAAATTTATGGACTTCCAACGTTCAAAACAATGCGTAAACATCTGCGTCCAAACAAAaggagtttttttttgttgttttttttttgaaaaacttgttTGAACGTGACAATCCGGAGCTAATCACAGTTTAAACAAGCGAAGGACTCCGTAATCAAATTTATGGACTTCCAACGTTCAAAACAATGCGAAAACATCTGCGTCTAAACAAAAGGAGTTGTTCCTCGTTGGTTTTTTGAGTGACtgtgcaataaaataattccccCCTGTAATTTATGGAAAGATTAGAGTGTgggcttttttaaaaattgataacgcAGCCAGATTTATGTCGTTTGCGAtaggttaaataaaaaagcaacGTTCGATGGTTATTAATGGGTTAAAGGATCGGTGTTTTACTCACCACGTCTTCCTGCACCATTTTGTGCTCGACAACCATCACCGATTATTATCTGATTAAAACTGATTTCacaataaatatctaaattaagacgatatcattataatttatggaaaGGTAAACACAATACCGCGATAAATACGTTGATTTAATGGCTTATCGTCGACGTGATGAACACGAAAAATTACAACGAATCGTGTAAATAGTGCCATCGAATAATATAGGTTGCAGATTATGTGATTTATCTTTTGATAAGgctctaataataaatacggaATAATGGTAGACAATCGCATAGCAATGGCGTCGATGTGATTATCATTTAGCAAATATTCTCTAGAAATTGTGATTCAATCGCATGCGAAAATCCACCTGCAATCGTAAACAAACCGAAGGGGTCCGTTCCCCAACGCCGAAAGATTTTTAATCACTATATGAgtcatttgaataattgattataGATACGGAATCCAAACTGGGGGGGTTAAAAACTGAGAGAGGGATTTCGCCCGGCATTATCTTAAgggcacacacacacacacacacacacacgtttTACATCAGCGGCAGCGCCGGGGGTGGGGGTTGGTTGCACAAGGTACAAACGAAAATGAATAATACCCCCAACGAAACATTGCGAGAGCGAGACCGAGATAGACCAGGCACGGTGTCAATCATTCAAACGGAACGGGGATGGAAAACAATCAATCGATATTTCGGGAGTCTAAGACCGTATCATTCTAATTGTCAGTTTTCGGGGGCGAGACGGGCGGGGGGTCTGAACGGAACGCGAGGGGGGAAAGCCGCCCCGCGATATCGAAATATAGAAACCCCCGCAAAATCAGACGTTACATTTGCGCCACGGCTAGACTTTAATCCGGCCGTACGCGGGGCGAAAAATTTGCGGGATCGATGGCCgttcaataattcaaaaaacaaaGCGG carries:
- the LOC109597911 gene encoding homeobox protein cut isoform X1; the encoded protein is MQPTATATVPPGGGDMETIQSMDWLFKKERIYLLAQFWQQRATLAEKEVATLKEQLSNQQPSCESKEGSNMDSQNFESELANKDKEITQLTEENQRLKACLSKLQETSIAQITKLEEENEQHKHRIASLEIRLDQQKDYDDLKRELSLRRSDSDRSTELEKKETKNENEGVVERTCSTPGQLIPPSFQNVEKFGSMLGEEIVSHWRRHLDARTNEKTSLTDCPKSETPIAADSTEKSAASTPQPGDGDNQPDQLVNGNPKTPEDNNNHHVSNNNIPITPTMCVGNFLRNEDLKSPYRFEDHRPFRFAEELGMAPGSMVSRLGESLIPKGDPMEAKLQEMLRYNMDKYASQNLDTLNIARRVRELLSIHNIGQRLFAKYILGLSQGTVSELLSKPKPWDKLTEKGRDSYRKMHAWACDDNAIMLLKSLIPKKDNFSTGKETGMPAFGQTDLSEERIAHILNEASQFQQMKTEDSHSNEDSKSPHGCSSPFSKDSSMNKRLKKYENDDISQEKVLRIYQEELAKLMGRRMEESRNPREAFHGMFLPQFFSSNPMDRTQEEIRMALDAYHRELAKLNPGASPQMPLGLLALQQQALAQHQQSVSNGGVQDLSIPKDKMKLMNGLEEKDIKQEDMRHSGSAFSLVRPKIEPGTQNTGSTASSPLGNNILPPMTSGDEFTGSAAASPLQRMASITNSLISQPPAQPHHSTSQRPLKAVLPPITQQQFDLYNNLNTEDIVKKVKEQLSQYSISQRLFGESVLGLSQGSVSDLLARPKPWHMLTQKGREPFIRMKMFLEDDNAVHKLVASQYKIAPEKLMRTGGYGGACSTTISKPMPPTTKMLSEAAGLLNKMQETQSLMPSSLQLGPPQNNNPQPPPPPMLLTPPGLPPHHAINLQNPDHLKKSNASPLGVPHSPMGQTQGGLRNMQQHMSPSVYEMAALTQDLDTQVITTKIKEALLANNIGQKIFGECVLGLSQGSVSELLSKPKPWHMLSIKGREPFIRMQLWLNDAHNVDRLQALKNERREASKRRRSSGPGAHDNSSDTSSNDTSEFYHSNSPGPGPQSAKKQRVLFSEEQKEALRLAFTLDPYPNVATIEFLANELGLSSRTITNWFHNHRMRLKQQVPHGMPSDIPPRDQSGSNAPFDPVQFRLLLNQRLMELSKERMGLSGVPLPYPPYLTANTNLAALISRGLLPTGDMDLAALNNAVKEQMSGLDLSMPSLKREPMYDDEEDVESNVGSEDSNMSTGSLHGEVKIEQRETPRSANQGRSSRRKPVAPQWVNPDWQEDKDKTPTGDEVIINGVCVMQTEDYDRGNSEETVHVEPTPVNDRFDDDRSDASSVSEKHDDKKMEEDEVEDSVQKQEDSDKQVKQEEEQERWDY
- the LOC109597911 gene encoding homeobox protein cut isoform X4, producing the protein MQPTATATVPPGGGDMETIQSMDWLFKKERIYLLAQFWQQRATLAEKEVATLKEQLSNQQPSCESKEGSNMDSQNFESELANKDKEITQLTEENQRLKACLSKLQETSIAQITKLEEENEQHKHRIASLEIRLDQQKDYDDLKRELSLRRSDSDRSTELEKKETKNENEDCPKSETPIAADSTEKSAASTPQPGDGDNQPDQLVNGNPKTPEDNNNHHVSNNNIPITPTMCVGNFLRNEDLKSPYRFEDHRPFRFAEELGMAPGSMVSRLGESLIPKGDPMEAKLQEMLRYNMDKYASQNLDTLNIARRVRELLSIHNIGQRLFAKYILGLSQGTVSELLSKPKPWDKLTEKGRDSYRKMHAWACDDNAIMLLKSLIPKKDNFSTGKETGMPAFGQTDLSEERIAHILNEASQFQQMKTEDSHSNEDSKSPHGCSSPFSKDSSMNKRLKKYENDDISQEKVLRIYQEELAKLMGRRMEESRNPREAFHGMFLPQFFSSNPMDRTQEEIRMALDAYHRELAKLNPGASPQMPLGLLALQQQALAQHQQSVSNGGVQDLSIPKDKMKLMNGLEEKDIKQEDMRHSGSAFSLVRPKIEPGTQNTGSTASSPLGNNILPPMTSGDEFTGSAAASPLQRMASITNSLISQPPAQPHHSTSQRPLKAVLPPITQQQFDLYNNLNTEDIVKKVKEQLSQYSISQRLFGESVLGLSQGSVSDLLARPKPWHMLTQKGREPFIRMKMFLEDDNAVHKLVASQYKIAPEKLMRTGGYGGACSTTISKPMPPTTKMLSEAAGLLNKMQETQSLMPSSLQLGPPQNNNPQPPPPPMLLTPPGLPPHHAINLQNPDHLKKSNASPLGVPHSPMGQTQGGLRNMQQHMSPSVYEMAALTQDLDTQVITTKIKEALLANNIGQKIFGECVLGLSQGSVSELLSKPKPWHMLSIKGREPFIRMQLWLNDAHNVDRLQALKNERREASKRRRSSGPGAHDNSSDTSSNDTSEFYHSNSPGPGPQSAKKQRVLFSEEQKEALRLAFTLDPYPNVATIEFLANELGLSSRTITNWFHNHRMRLKQQVPHGMPSDIPPRDQSGSNAPFDPVQFRLLLNQRLMELSKERMGLSGVPLPYPPYLTANTNLAALISRGLLPTGDMDLAALNNAVKEQMSGLDLSMPSLKREPMYDDEEDVESNVGSEDSNMSTGSLHGEVKIEQRETPRSANQGRSSRRKPVAPQWVNPDWQEDKDKTPTGDEVIINGVCVMQTEDYDRGNSEETVHVEPTPVNDRFDDDRSDASSVSEKHDDKKMEEDEVEDSVQKQEDSDKQVKQEEEQERWDY
- the LOC109597911 gene encoding homeobox protein cut isoform X3; this encodes MQPTATATVPPGGGDMETIQSMDWLFKKERIYLLAQFWQQRATLAEKEVATLKEQLSNQQPSCESKEGSNMDSQNFESELANKDKEITQLTEENQRLKACLSKLQETSIAQITKLEEENEQHKHRIASLEIRLDQQKDYDDLKRELSLRRSDSDRSTELEKKETKNENEGVVERTCSTPGQLIPPSFQNVEKFGSMLGEEIVSHWRRHLDARTNEKTSLTDCPKSETPIAADSTEKSAASTPQPGDGDNQPDQLVNGNPKTPEDNNNHHVSNNNIPITPTMCVGNFLRNEDLKSPYRFEDHRPFRFAEELGMAPGSMVSRLGESLIPKGDPMEAKLQEMLRYNMDKYASQNLDTLNIARRVRELLSIHNIGQRLFAKYILGLSQGTVSELLSKPKPWDKLTEKGRDSYRKMHAWACDDNAIMLLKSLIPKKDNFSTGKETGMPAFGQTDLSEERIAHILNEASQFQQMKTEDSHSNEDSKSPHGCSSPFSKDSSMNKRLKKYENDDISQEKVLRIYQEELAKLMGRRMEESRNPREAFHGSNPMDRTQEEIRMALDAYHRELAKLNPGASPQMPLGLLALQQQALAQHQQSVSNGGVQDLSIPKDKMKLMNGLEEKDIKQEDMRHSGSAFSLVRPKIEPGTQNTGSTASSPLGNNILPPMTSGDEFTGSAAASPLQRMASITNSLISQPPAQPHHSTSQRPLKAVLPPITQQQFDLYNNLNTEDIVKKVKEQLSQYSISQRLFGESVLGLSQGSVSDLLARPKPWHMLTQKGREPFIRMKMFLEDDNAVHKLVASQYKIAPEKLMRTGGYGGACSTTISKPMPPTTKMLSEAAGLLNKMQETQSLMPSSLQLGPPQNNNPQPPPPPMLLTPPGLPPHHAINLQNPDHLKKSNASPLGVPHSPMGQTQGGLRNMQQHMSPSVYEMAALTQDLDTQVITTKIKEALLANNIGQKIFGECVLGLSQGSVSELLSKPKPWHMLSIKGREPFIRMQLWLNDAHNVDRLQALKNERREASKRRRSSGPGAHDNSSDTSSNDTSEFYHSNSPGPGPQSAKKQRVLFSEEQKEALRLAFTLDPYPNVATIEFLANELGLSSRTITNWFHNHRMRLKQQVPHGMPSDIPPRDQSGSNAPFDPVQFRLLLNQRLMELSKERMGLSGVPLPYPPYLTANTNLAALISRGLLPTGDMDLAALNNAVKEQMSGLDLSMPSLKREPMYDDEEDVESNVGSEDSNMSTGSLHGEVKIEQRETPRSANQGRSSRRKPVAPQWVNPDWQEDKDKTPTGDEVIINGVCVMQTEDYDRGNSEETVHVEPTPVNDRFDDDRSDASSVSEKHDDKKMEEDEVEDSVQKQEDSDKQVKQEEEQERWDY
- the LOC109597911 gene encoding homeobox protein cut isoform X2; the encoded protein is MQPTATATVPPGGGDMETIQSMDWLFKKERIYLLAQFWQQRATLAEKEVATLKEQLSNQQPSCESKEGSNMDSQNFESELANKDKEITQLTEENQRLKACLSKLQETSIAQITKLEEENEQHKHRIASLEIRLDQQKDYDDLKRELSLRRSDSDRSTELEKKETKNENEGVVERTCSTPGQLIPPSFQNVEKFGSMLGEEIVSHWRRHLDARTNEKTSLTDCPKSETPIAADSTEKSAASTPQPGDGDNQPDQLVNGNPKTPEDNNNHHVSNNNIPITPTMCVGNFLRNEDLKSPYRFEDHRPFRFAEELGMAPGSMVSRLGESLIPKGDPMEAKLQEMLRYNMDKYASQNLDTLNIARRVRELLSIHNIGQRLFAKYILGLSQGTVSELLSKPKPWDKLTEKGRDSYRKMHAWACDDNAIMLLKSLIPKKGKETGMPAFGQTDLSEERIAHILNEASQFQQMKTEDSHSNEDSKSPHGCSSPFSKDSSMNKRLKKYENDDISQEKVLRIYQEELAKLMGRRMEESRNPREAFHGMFLPQFFSSNPMDRTQEEIRMALDAYHRELAKLNPGASPQMPLGLLALQQQALAQHQQSVSNGGVQDLSIPKDKMKLMNGLEEKDIKQEDMRHSGSAFSLVRPKIEPGTQNTGSTASSPLGNNILPPMTSGDEFTGSAAASPLQRMASITNSLISQPPAQPHHSTSQRPLKAVLPPITQQQFDLYNNLNTEDIVKKVKEQLSQYSISQRLFGESVLGLSQGSVSDLLARPKPWHMLTQKGREPFIRMKMFLEDDNAVHKLVASQYKIAPEKLMRTGGYGGACSTTISKPMPPTTKMLSEAAGLLNKMQETQSLMPSSLQLGPPQNNNPQPPPPPMLLTPPGLPPHHAINLQNPDHLKKSNASPLGVPHSPMGQTQGGLRNMQQHMSPSVYEMAALTQDLDTQVITTKIKEALLANNIGQKIFGECVLGLSQGSVSELLSKPKPWHMLSIKGREPFIRMQLWLNDAHNVDRLQALKNERREASKRRRSSGPGAHDNSSDTSSNDTSEFYHSNSPGPGPQSAKKQRVLFSEEQKEALRLAFTLDPYPNVATIEFLANELGLSSRTITNWFHNHRMRLKQQVPHGMPSDIPPRDQSGSNAPFDPVQFRLLLNQRLMELSKERMGLSGVPLPYPPYLTANTNLAALISRGLLPTGDMDLAALNNAVKEQMSGLDLSMPSLKREPMYDDEEDVESNVGSEDSNMSTGSLHGEVKIEQRETPRSANQGRSSRRKPVAPQWVNPDWQEDKDKTPTGDEVIINGVCVMQTEDYDRGNSEETVHVEPTPVNDRFDDDRSDASSVSEKHDDKKMEEDEVEDSVQKQEDSDKQVKQEEEQERWDY